The DNA sequence GTCAGCCAGACGAAAATCCGAGTCATCTCCACGCTGCTCTTCATCCTGTTCGGGTGCCTCATTTTCGTGGCCCTGCCTGCTGTCATCTTCAAGCACATCGAAGGCTGGAGCACCCTCGAATCCATCTACTTTGTCGTCATCACGCTCACCACCATCGGTTTTGGAGACTTTGTCGCAGGAGAAAAAGGTCACCTGACTGAGGGTATGTCACATTTCATGTTAATTCATGGTTGGCTGTGATTTGCACGTCTGCCACCCGGATAAGAATGAGTGTATTTTTAGCCGAGTGATTCTTCAGCCAGCTTGACTCAGACATTTGCTGGGTGGTAATAATCCTCCCACTGCTGTAATTTTCTTCTGTAGTTCATTCTTCGTTTGTGatgctttttcctttatttctcTTACTCTACAAAGCAATTATGAGTTAAATCTAATCTTTGCTGCAAGAAAGTAATTAATGAAATGTTGTTGATGAGTATTTAATAGGATTTATTTCAATCAGTGGGAATTAGGGGTGTAAGGACTCATTTTATTGGATTCTTAACATAATTTGTGATTGACCATACGACTCATAATCTATCTATATTGGTTCATTTAGAATGAGATCCAATTAAATCcaaattcactgacctaaaatctatccaggacatctttagctaaAAATTCAGCTAGTGTGACTTTTGACTTGAACGTGTGTTcgagcgaccactttcaatgaaaagtatataaaaatgtatgtaaatgtgtTACGGACTTCGGTATTTAAAACCCTGGCGTTCATGcatcgctacacaagttttaaagttagtttttttGGACACTTGGAATAAATTACATGGCAATTCAGCACATGTAAAAAGTTAAGCCAGTAGAACTTTGATCAGTTGAGTACTGAGATTTGGTAGTGACCAATGGAAATTGttattttcaaaacacagaagtactAACcatttgacaccaagtctttcatataacggaatagagctttgaaagaaaaaaacctggagcaagatttacgagattcgtgagatttgcaccacttcgacatttctcaccaagcctcttgcaactgtgagtacatgagctagtattgggtagcgaaggacctgtgtgaacaccgtatgcttAAAGCACGTTTGAAAACCCAAATGGGGTATACACATACCCGGAACGAAGCATCagagaacagtgcaggtgaagttttccagattccttgtgttttttgcaagataataaagtgtaaatgaaatatgtgtcccaaacaaacaagtaaacaagaatgaatgaatgtcaaatccattcacattttagtttcctacaGTTCAGTCCATTGTTGTTTTCCCACATCCAAATAATTCAAAGGGAACATTTTTCAGAATATTCAACAACACTGTATGGTCATGTGACTTTGCTAAACTTgctaaagtgtttccacacattggagtggaatgatggactgatcagtttttgctgcatcacatgtatgttgtccgctgtgatggtaCCTGGTCGTTcttacattatagtaaaatataCCTACCAAGTCtcatccaaatggtattttccaatatagatcaaaattgattttttttttcattttgaaaatattttatagcGGTATAGGTCAATTTGATTACCAATTTGTCTCAGAGAGATTGATCTGAgacaatcatattttgattaattaaattaagGTCATGAATCACTAAACCCCTTGAAGGAATTCaagtatacattttattttttaaagtaagttCCAAGAAAAATTGTTACCAGTGTAAAATTGTGAAATAGTTAcccaaaacattaaataataattccactacatttttaaagctacattaaatgcatttgttttatttacttgatTCACAAGGGGTataagcaggaaaaaagagAATAGCGTGGGAGTAACTAGCATATGTTCAGGTTGGACTCTGTGTTTGACTGAACCCACTTGGCAAACAACTGAACAGATTGCAAAAATCTGGAACACAGAGCTGCTAAATGAAACTTCACTCTGCAGGCCTAATGATTATAGATTACATTACCTCCAGCAGTCCCCCTGAGTTACAGTAAACTAATTAGCTAGgactgctgttttaaaaaaaacaacctaatgGATCATCATTAGGGAACACAACACACTCTGggcagcatatatatatatatatatatatatatatatatatatatatatatatatatatatatatatatatatatatatatatatatatatatatatatatatatatatatatatatatatatatatgtatatgtatatgtatatatatatatatatgtatatgtatatgtatatatatatatatatatatatatatatatatatatatatatatatatatatatatgtatatgtatataagTCTTTTGGCAGttctttggactttttttgCAGCAAACTTTAACTCAATACTCACTCCAACACGTCCTCTCAAGCAGTGGGATACTGGGAAtttgggttttgattttattacagTGCTAGTATCGCTGATATCGATATCAACACTGGGGATACtattaatcttaattttctaaatatatgtcctccatcgtgacaaaaatgccacaagaacatgttaaaacgcCAAAAACACCTAATTAAATTggagtgtgtttttaaaaaagtgaagagCATTaggaacatttagaaaaaacatcagaaaaagctGTAGATAATCAGTATAAAAGTGATAGCACTCATTGTTTGTAAATACTTAATAACTTAAAACCTAATGgcaacaaatacagaaaaacagcaCTGGGCCAAAAATAGAGCCTTGTTGGACCCCAGAGATGAGAATAGCTGTagtgaaagaaaaatcattaAGTGTTACTTTAAAGGTTCTGCAAGAAAGATATGACTTAAGCCACGAGGGGACGGTCGGCTGAGATAGATATCTGATAAATATAGAATGATCTACACTGTCAAACACTGCCATAATATCCGGCATCAGGACCAGCTGAACAGGCTTTTTGGAGATAAAACTAATTTGGCTTTTTCAGGAGTGTAGACTCAGTAGTGTGTTTTGATCTAAAACCAGATAgaattgttttctaaaataagatTTTCTAACAACTGAGtgcagccatttaaaaaaaaaactttaaaaaatcttgcataaaaatgataaaaaagaaaaatttgaagaTAAATCAAAAACACGGAtagagcttctttttttttaaagaagcttgATAACAGCAAATGTATTCCTACCTAGAACCCTGTATGAAATGAGACAGCTGTTAATAGAAAACAATAGAACTGTTCCCTTACTACAGTACGTGACACAATTCTGCTGTAAGATGGACCTCTTTGAAAGGTTTGGATGCCATTATGTCTAAAGGACAATAGAGACATCTTCTACACATTTTGAGGATgttaagaaagaaagaaatgtttatcaatataaaaataaaggagCAGGAAAGCTTACTTTTGAAGCTGTCATAGACCAGCTCTCTGTCCGACTCAtaaaacctttgttgttttgttctatgttttttttctgcaggtggGTCAGAGAGCCTAGAATACCTCAACTACTACAAACCTGTGGTGTGGTTCTGGATCCTGGTCGGTTTGGCATACTTTGCTGCTGTGCTCAGTATGATTGGAGACTGGTTTAGGGTCATCTCAAAGAAAACTAAAGAGGAGGTAAGAAAAAGATCATTTCCAATGTCACAATGTAAACACAAGCAGGGGACTGGAAAACTGCACAGAAACAAAGGGGGTAGTTTCAGAAGGTCAAAGATAACAAGGCAACTGACAGCAAAGTTCATGGTTTATCTAATGTGGAAACACAGCCCTTGACTTATATCTTATTGGAGGCCATGTCGTGCTGATTAATCTTTACTGTATAAATGTATAACAATAAATCCACTTGCACTGCCCTCAATATGTAACAAGCTATTTCTTGTGTTGCTCCGCCCCTGCTGACACACTGTCTCCTCTGATTGATTGTCTACTCAGAGTTTAACATTATCTTTCATGTAGACAACCATCTTTTCCTTCGACAATTTCATACCAGTCAATTATTTACAGTGCTATTCAGCTGGTTGGTTTGTCTTctataagaaaaatatagaacagttttaaaacaaagcataaCCTATTTCATCATTGTACATTTACGACAATGCTCAGTGATGGCTGAAACACACCCATTGGCACCCATTGTGTTGTGTATATTTTCAGCAGATTCCTGGCTAACACCTCATTAAAGAAGCAGCTTTCTGGACAAAATTATCGACATCTTTTAGTTGCGTTCTAAAAATAAGCAGCGATAGGTGAAATCCTCAAAgtaggattatagatgttttaaagccataaaacccctcactacacacttaatacacttttatcagacagacttaaagtttaaacctttgtagaaaaataagtctaagattatagaatgaaaataaagatctcCTCGCGATTCAAAATTTATGTGGATTTGGCAAGTTGTACACATTCTGTACAATCAatcacggaggagattgattgacaacgtcaacagccaatcagtaCTCAGAGTACCCACATAACCAGTGCAAGACCACGAAAGGTGAACCGCATTATTGCAAGGGACCACTGTACTAGAATTGTTCACAAAGTTGACTTCTGTAAAATAGTTCAAACAAATCCTTCCACAGCTGTTTCTCTATTTaggaaaataaactgcatccactgcagtatgaaataaagaaaggaCTCTTGGTAACAAAGGACAGTTGTCTCTCACAGCTAAAACCACACATCTGAAGCATCCTGAAGTATctaaaaagtgttgcataacccATTTTCCCTTGCTGAATTCTGTGACAACTAACGTTTTGCGACCAGCTGAACCACCTCCTGGGGCGTCCTGACCTATCAGACATTCATTGACATTTGATTATTCAAATCTCCTCCTCATAATTGGCTAAATCACACCCCAATTTAATTAAAAGGCTCATTTGGATCTTTTGATAGCATTTTTTGTACACAATGTTCAGGCTAAATCTTTAGCTGAAAAACTAAATCATTTAGCGAAAGATGCATCACTTTAAATCCATTAAACacacttatttttttacagcagtTACTCTAATACGTTGTTTACCAAATgagcataaataaaatattacaagCTGGGGGACAAATGCAGTAAGTTCAAAGATGTGCTCATGGCAACAGACCAAACTGACCTCCAGGTTTTCAGGTTCACTCCTAAAGACATAAATCTAAAGTGATGAGCATCCAGGCTGGCATTGCCGTTTGAAGTAAACACCATCTCCTTAAGGATACCTGTTAGTGCcaagtgaaaaataaactgcTCTACTGACATCACTTACATTCAAAGGGCTGGGGGCAGCCACCGATTTTAGTTCTTTGTTCAGTGACATAGGAAAGAGAAGGTTGCAGTCATTTTTAAGTGCACAGCTGTGGAGGCTAAGCTCTGCAGAGAATTAAATTACTAAGAAAAGGTTTTCATCGAGAGGGCTGGTGGTGCAGGAGGCGGGGTGACAGTGAGCAAAGAGCAAGGATGGAGATGAGTATTGTTTCTCCATGTGCTCTCACATGTGCTATGCATTAAGACTCAAGGACTTCCCCACCTTCACCTCAAAGAAGAATAACTCAGCCTGGTGAAGGAGGTCTAATTCATTCTGAAGGTGAAGCGTTTCTGCAAACATGAATACAATAAACAGCccacaaatgtttttgctgGGGAGGAAGCGGTTCACACAAGGTTCAACTAGAAAAACGGGAACTCAAAGGATTCAAATGATGCATCAAAAGATGACTTTTATCGCAGACATCTGTTTTCTGCCTGGCAAACATTCAGCATCTGCTGTGATTACAGTAATTACACGGGACAGTCATCTGTTCTCCTCggttatacatttatttttgattttcacaTATCCTGTTGACATTTCTGACAAAGTGACCATTAACTGCAACCACTCGGTGAAGGTTATGAAGTTCATTTGTGTGCTTCGTTAATGTGTCGGAGTGCTTCAGGAAAGAGCTGCTCGATACATGTCTAAGGAAATGAATTAACTTACAATTTCTTTGATAATTGGTCAATCGTTCCTCATAaggcttaaagacccacttagatgaaaatcctgttttagatgcttttaagatgttcttgtggcatttagcATACTTCTAgcatgatgatggaggacatatataaataaaattcagagTTAAATTGCCTCAAAGTGAAAAttttagttggaaaaagcttgtaggtgggACGTAGAAGCTAGTCACCCGCTCCCTGCTCTAAACCATTCTCACTTGTGGACGACTAGATTCAtgtatatcttttttttcctggtccAAGCTGGTATCtttctcaaaactgtacggctggatagctccaaaattgctttgtatttttgttacactggtaatgtgaggttgggggtgttaggggctgtaagctagcgggagagagtgtagacGAATGGATGATGGTCAGAGTTAAATTTCTAATCAAccactgccgctctgtagaaactatgtcctaaaacgacacaggtttttggatttagcCGGAAACGTCACACATGTATttataagaccactgggaattcttttacaacagatcaaaagaggacTGGAGGGGCACTTTAACAACCCTTTCACGACACTCTGCATGACTGAGAGCTGGTCAGACTCTGTGTTTGGCAGGGCAGATAACAAACTATAGATTAAAAGGAACACTTTGCCGTGGTTGCTTTTGGTGACAATATTCCTTGTTGCTCTGCAGGTTGGAGAGTTTCGTGCACACGCTGCCGAGTGGACAGCCAATGTATCCGCTGAGTTCAAAGAGACCCGCAGGCGGCTCAGCGTCGACATTTATGACAGGTTTCAGCGAGCGGCATCCATCAAGCGCAAGCTGTCATCCGAGCTGGGAATGAACACGTCCCTCAACCCTGAAATCACTCCTGGCAAGAGAACGTTGTCAGCCAACCTTTGTGAGGACAGAGATGCCTACCCTAACCTGACTCTCTCGCTCAGTCCCGTTCCCGGCGCCCTGACCCGGAACGGCAGCCTGTTCTTGAACGGGCTCAGCCCAGACTACGCCGACCGGCAGGAAGTTGCCATTGTTGAAAACCTCAAATGAGAagcagaaagtttttttttattctaacagAACTGATTGGTATTGGAAACACAAACATGCGCCTGTGCTAATCGATTGAGCGTCACCCACGCCGTGCCCGTCTGCGCTCATTACGGAGATTGTTTTTCTCAAGCACAGATCAATCCTCAAGCTGTGCGCAACCGTGCGCCGGTCTGTCCCACACAGTCACAAAGAAAGGACTAtatacataaattaaaaaagaaatatttctgtTTCCCTGCCAGTCTGATTGGCAGCCTTGTCACTGAGCCAAgctgaagaatgtttttccCTGGCTGGAACAAAAGATTGTATCTGAGGCGGGAAGGAAACAAAGGCCCGCATCCTTTCCGCATGAAAAACACGTGTGCATTCGGATATAGGAAGCAATAGATGCGTCTTTGTTAACAGCTGTTTGGGTTTCTACTAAGAGAATCCTCTACAGACTGGGAGTCTTGTGCCGGaggaaaagtcttttttttgtcctgttttcttctgtcattttcttaCATTGTATGGATCCGTATGCCTTGCATTCACCGGTCTGTCGTCCCTCACTGAAGCAATGAATGTTTTTAGATTTCATCTCAAGTAATAATCCACCAGTGCCTTATTGAAAATCCCAGTGAACACTGAACAGCAACGACTTCTAAACAGCTGAGAAGCTTTTTCTGAAGCTCAGTTGTGataatgtttttagcatgttattTAACGCTCCCAAGCCCTCCTCCGTTTTAAGAAGAGTATTTAGTATGCATGAGACACGAGTGGACAAACTGAGATGAGTGCTGCACCGCTCCACCCTACTCCACCTTCAACCAAAGGAAAGATCCCGATCTTCAGTCTGATTGGAGCATGCtgagtgatttatttttaaatctcctGCACTTTTTCCCATGAAACTGGAACACAGAACATTATTTTCTGCATATGAATGTTAAGGTCTTTCATATTTTGCCAGTACTGAATGTACACCACCAGAAACCTTTTCACTCTTTGTGTTCAACTGCCAACACTCAACTCTGTAGAGGTGACTGAAGCACATAGGAATAGATGCATTACTCTAAACAAAGCCCCTCTGTGGCTAAATGTGattgaaataaattaattagGAGGATTGCTTCTTACACAAAGTAAAAATCTGCTTGTTGTTTATGGTGCATGCTTAGGGCCTTAAACACTCCTGTTGCTTTTATTATATTCAGCATCTGTTATGTAAAAGGTTTCTTTCAGTGTCAGATCCTGTTGCAgcaggaaataaaaacaagttccaGAGTAAAATCATGTTTaagttataaataaaacttCTCAAAATTCACAGaaactcattacatttttgtttctgattAGTTCTCATGTAGTCAGGTTACTAACGGCTTTTTCTCAGATAACATGATTATCATGTAAACTGGAAGTTTAGTTTTAAAGGGCCTCTATCATGCTATGCTTTAGGCTTTTATAGTAAATAATATCCGTGTAATTGAAAATATATTACCTTTTGTACACattaaattttagttttattagttttctcttttaattcttttacaacccagaagtaagacgactcgatctctgaggctccgcctttcgctagttatgggtaccgcccatttcatgacgtcaacctataATGGGCCTCGGTAGTCTGtcaacgaaaacaaacaacatccaaacttttgcaaagatggatgtgcatattgtgcttataaaaggaaagcgttttagCCGATCAGCGATAAAACGcacgtgggtgtgtgtgtgttagcctggaggcAGACTCTTCCTGTTCTCACTTTgttatgtcacaatgtgaggacccacttgttttcatggattgggaggggctggggctcagagcacaggtttttagcGGAATACTAAGAGTGAAGGGGAAAatggattttgcatgatataacCCCTTCAAAAACCACGTAGGTGATCAAAAAGACCTGGTTATAAGAGATTGATTTGATTAAACCAGGAAATTTATTCATATGAATTTCACCTCGTTGGAAACACCAATGAAGTGTTCACTCTGACTCAGCAATCCACCCTTCAGATTAACCATGATCCCTTTGAATTTGACTACACCGCTGCTGTTTTACAGCAACTATGGGAGAATGTGATGTTAGTTGCCTGAAAAAAGTCAGTGCCTCACTTATGCCTGAGCATAAAGCAACCTTTAAAAGTAAAGTGTTGGAGGTGTGAAATCAGGTTACCAGAGCATGCGTAAACTGATTTCCTGTTTAACCAAATGACTTTCTAAAGTCCCATGACCACACTTAAGCTGCTCAGTTtcgccttttctttttcttaaaggtGAAGCAAAATTGCCATTTCTGCTTTAATGTGGGACAAGAAAaaagatgctgtttttttttttgactggagTCATCTCTCCACTAAGCATACATTAAATATACATAATGTTGCTGAAGCTGAAGGATTTAAATTGTGTTAAATTATTTAACGCACTTTTGCAGCAGAATACACAGTACTGCCCAAAGGTTTAAGCATGTGAAGATAATGCTGTGAACAAAGAATGCTTTCAGGAATAGAACTAATTATGGTTGCtttattaatgttattaatttataaataaaattgagtgaataaaagaaaaaacctaaaTGAAATCAGTATTTGGTCCCTTTTGCCTTTAAACCAGCTTCAATTCCTAATAGACAAAAACAGGGATTATAGACAGGTACACAGGAAACTCAGTACAGTTGATTAAAAACACATCAAGCTTATTATCTCGAAAtccaaacagatgaaaaaaaccatcttttttgtttttattttttaatttatttaaacttaattttaccAGGAAGTCCCACTGAGATAGGATATATTATTTAAGGGAGACCTGGGCAGAAAGACACcatcacaataaaaacatactgttaaaacaaaaaattagaaataaaataacattaagATGAACaggataacaataataaaaagttaaaatcatGAGTTTTACAGTCAGATTATTAAGATTATTATGACATGTGCATCTACTGTCTGGAGAAGTCTGTCCAGAGTAGTGGTCCTGGTGGAAGTGTTGCAACCTTAAAGCCAAACCTCCAAGGTGGAAACAAGACCAAACAACTCAATCAtgcagggaaaaaataaaagctaaggTGCAAAGAAATGGCAGAAGGTGCTCTGGACCgataaaataaatctgattgAATTGGTGCTGTTTTGAAGACAAAAGGTggtcaaatcaaactttaatccatttagatttttcttttgttcttttactgcattttgttaattgataaaaataaataagacttttgttgttttaaagcagtttttacGCAGCATTTCATCAAATCTGTGCAGTTCTGTATGTTCTAATTACAGTGGAAACCACTACACCAAATATTTATGCATTTCAAAGGTTATATCACGGTTACAGCCAGCTGTCATGTGACTACGGTAATTAGATCAGATGGGTAAATCccttattttaacaacaaaaacactttctcttttattgtaaatattcagTCAACTGCATACACCCAAACTCCCTaaattacatgtttatttgttgttcttatgttaacccttgtgctatcttagatgaccccacccttactttgacgtgttctccctaccatgacaaaggtggataaaggtggaaagatttaatgtaatccatggacaccagtgaagatcacaaatcattgaagaaaaaaggttcagcgcactgtctagtgcaggggtcgggaacctttttggccaagagagccataaatgccacatattttgaaatgtaatttcgaaagagccatacaataatgtagtgtcccttccccacactgaggcacggagacttaacctcttttaaagttctttattctggttactgcagaccgcaacaaacgccgttcaattaattcagcaactcctgaatctctcccgccgacacgagagcgcttctcccaactttatattcccctgctcccgctgcagccctcccatttccttattcggcccatagctgaaccccattggtccaaactacctaacaacaggctgagcgacagaacttagggccaatcagatctctgcttgacgcgttcaatgaactccagaacttttaacgcggcccaacagccatccaactcagtccgcgacaatttgtttaaaactaaatacacaaatgaatgtgtgcatttgatttaatttcaacatttttaaagtacaataagtctgtggattctttttaataacattgttattctgttgctaataaatgatgagtatttctcgtggtagttttgctgatggtctagtctggttgatacgtggtgagtttctgcttcgttcaggcgttgagactttaaacgtgatcgtaggtctgaatgttctgtagatgtgagacattcttatcacatgcagacgcggagccaaacacacactcacacgctgcagtgagtgacgggaagcgggttttacgtttttacaatccctgcgcgattcacctgctgcctgtccccacaacacctcagccccaccctctgctttctccctcacacatcccgtccccgcatctgcgcgctctttctcagagacgggagcgcgtagttttaggcgcgtcaattcacaggtttccagctggtacaaactctgtgaaataatagataatagtaactgatagcgctggcgcagatttctctctccaagcaccgctactactgcgcgcctcttgcatcgcatcgcgcccgagaaggactggtctaatgaaaaaaaaaaaactataattaaagatttgtctgcgagccacatgtgaccatcaaaagagccatatatggctcgcgagccataggttcccgacccctggtctagtgggtctagatgacccaactcccaatgttaaagtgtctcggatagcacaagggttacagctgtttttttagcaataaaacAGACTCAGATTCCCTGTTACCTTTAAAATCTCGTGATGccactttttttcctgtctgaaaATCAGAGGGGAAAAGAGAACGCTTAGCTGCCTGGAAACAAAGTGTGATTGGCAGCCTATCAGTTCTGCAGGAAGTGAAGCTGTCAGTCAAGTGTTACATAACATGTCATGCCACATGGGGAAACATTTATGCAAGAGTGAGGGCAATTCTTAGGAACCCCTTTCCCTTTCCACCTACACAAGCATCTTGAAGGCATCTTCATGCTCTCCCTGAGTGACAGTTACTAATTAAGTCATCGACTCACATCCGACTCCCAGTTCAAACATGCTGATTATATCTTTGTCAGCCTCATTCTAAATGTAAGCGCATTTGTCTTTTATCTGTAAGTGTTGGAGAGGAGTGAGGTTATTAGAAAACAGGGTTATGTATATTTTATGCCGTTCAAACATGACTTTATGTCAC is a window from the Oryzias latipes chromosome 24, ASM223467v1 genome containing:
- the kcnk2 gene encoding potassium channel subfamily K member 2 isoform X2, yielding MAAPDLLDPKTAAHNSKPRLSFSAKPVVLNTPEDECDTRTTVMRWKTVSAIFFLVVLYLIIGATVFRALEQPQENFQKLAILEEKLKFLDLHSCVNASELEDLVKQVVSAVRAGVTPTGNLSLQTSLWDLSSSFFFAGTVITTIGFGNISPHTEGGRIFCIIYALLGIPLFGFLLAGVGDQLGTIFGKGIAKVEKMIVKWKVSQTKIRVISTLLFILFGCLIFVALPAVIFKHIEGWSTLESIYFVVITLTTIGFGDFVAGEKGHLTEGGSESLEYLNYYKPVVWFWILVGLAYFAAVLSMIGDWFRVISKKTKEEVGEFRAHAAEWTANVSAEFKETRRRLSVDIYDRFQRAASIKRKLSSELGMNTSLNPEITPGKRTLSANLCEDRDAYPNLTLSLSPVPGALTRNGSLFLNGLSPDYADRQEVAIVENLK
- the kcnk2 gene encoding potassium channel subfamily K member 2 isoform X1, which produces MAAPDLLDPKTAAHNSKPRLSFSAKPVVLNTPEDECDTRTTVMRWKTVSAIFFLVVLYLIIGATVFRALEQPQENFQKLAILEEKLKFLDLHSCVNASELEDLVKQVVSAVRAGVTPTGNLSLQTSLWDLSSSFFFAGTVITTIGFGNISPHTEGGRIFCIIYALLGIPLFGFLLAGVGDQLGTIFGKGIAKVEKMIVVRHVFYKWKVSQTKIRVISTLLFILFGCLIFVALPAVIFKHIEGWSTLESIYFVVITLTTIGFGDFVAGEKGHLTEGGSESLEYLNYYKPVVWFWILVGLAYFAAVLSMIGDWFRVISKKTKEEVGEFRAHAAEWTANVSAEFKETRRRLSVDIYDRFQRAASIKRKLSSELGMNTSLNPEITPGKRTLSANLCEDRDAYPNLTLSLSPVPGALTRNGSLFLNGLSPDYADRQEVAIVENLK